One region of Macadamia integrifolia cultivar HAES 741 chromosome 11, SCU_Mint_v3, whole genome shotgun sequence genomic DNA includes:
- the LOC122093355 gene encoding pentatricopeptide repeat-containing protein At1g55890, mitochondrial-like, whose protein sequence is MSSFTRLLYRSFCTSPTITSPSASSSSPSLNTLLQGIVKERSFKKLVEKFKKCSEEHRFRCRPRVYEITVRRLADAKKFHYIEEILEEQKKYNDISKEGFAVRLISLYGKSGMFDHASKTFDQMPELKCPRTVMSFNALLTACVDSKNFLKADRYFRVLPPSLSVIPNRFTYNIMIRAFCEMGQFDFAIRMLDEMERNEVEPDMITFNTLLKALYEHDRFSDGEKIWAKMENTNCTPDNRSFNAKLEGLVRGGKTQEAVELVKELRTRGLKPDIFSFNSLIKGFCNEGNIEDAMRIYDDLAKEDCVSNRMTIQTIVPCLCKKGDFDLAFKLCQDSLNRHCLLDARLLQVVVDGLVKKSKLDEAKELVNLGRDRKYSRSFLKLPTGAEDAKLPTGAEDALFLETAALS, encoded by the coding sequence ATGTCTTCTTTCACTCGCCTTCTCTATCGGAGCTTCTGTACTTCACCTACCATTACTAGCCCttctgcatcttcttcttcgccttctCTCAACACCCTCCTTCAAGGCATCGTCAAGGAACGGAGTTTCAAAAAACTTGTCGAGAAGTTCAAAAAATGCTCCGAAGAACACCGATTCCGCTGCAGGCCTCGCGTCTACGAGATCACTGTTCGTCGACTTGCCGATGCGAAAAAGTTCCACTACATCGAAGAGATCCTCGAAGAACAGAAGAAGTACAATGACATCTCTAAAGAAGGCTTCGCTGTTCGTCTCATCTCTTTATATGGGAAATCAGGTATGTTTGATCATGCCTCCAAGACGTTCGATCAAATGCCTGAACTGAAATGCCCACGTACTGTTATGTCTTTCAATGCCCTTCTCACTGCTTGCGTCgattccaagaacttcttgaAGGCCGATAGGTATTTTCGTGTGCTTCCGCCGAGCTTGTCTGTTATCCCAAATCGTTTCACTTACAATATCATGATTCGTGCTTTCTGTGAGATGGGTCAGTTCGATTTTGCGATTAGAATGCTAGATGAGATGGAGAGGAACGAGGTGGAGCCAGATATGATTACTTTTAATACGCTCTTGAAAGCGTTATATGAACATGATAGATTTTCTgatggagagaagatttgggCTAAAATGGAGAACACCAATTGCACTCCTGATAATAGAAGTTTTAATGCGAAGTTGGAGGGACTGGTTCGTGGAGGAAAGACACAGGAGGCGGTTGAGCTAGTTAAGGAATTAAGGACCAGGGGATTGAAACCTGAtatttttagttttaattctttGATTAAAGGGTTTTGCAATGAGGGAAATATAGAGGATGCTATGAGGATTTATGATGATTTAGCCAAAGAAGACTGCGTCTCAAATCGAATGACCATTCAGACAATCGTACCTTGCCTTTGTAAGAAGGGGGACTTTGATCTGGCTTTTAAACTTTGCCAGGATAGTCTCAACCGTCATTGCTTGCTGGATGCAAGGCTCTTGCAAGTTGTAGTGGATGGATTGGTCAAGAAGTCAAAGCTTGACGAAGCAAAAGAGTTGGTGAATCTTGGGAGGGATAGAAAATATAGCCGCTCTTTCTTGAAACTCCCTACTGGTGCAGAAGATGCGAAACTCCCTACTGGTGCAGAAGATGCGCTCTTTCTTGAAACAGCCGCTCTTTCTTGA
- the LOC122094338 gene encoding probable mannitol dehydrogenase, producing MSNSQGEEHTQKAFGWAARDTSGVLSPFHFTRRVNGDDDITMKILYCGICHSDLHVIRNDFGFGLYPVVPGHEIVGVVTEVGCNVEKFKIGDKVGVGCLIGSCHACENCQEDLEIYCPKVEINGTGKKNYGGYSDIFVVNKHFAVRFPENLPLDAAAPLLCAGISVYSPMKYYGLDKSGLHLGVVGLGGLGHVAVKFAKAFGMKVTVISTSPSKKKEAIELFGADSFLQSKDSDQMKGAVSTMDGIIDTVSAPHPMAPLIDLLKPHGKLVVVGASEKTVELPIFPLLMGRKLVGGSAVGGMKETQEMVDFAGKHNIVANIEVISMDYVNTAMDRLARGDIRYRFVIDIANTLTV from the exons ATGTCTAACAGTCAGGGTGAAGAACACACACAGAAGGCCTTTGGCTGGGCAGCAAGAGACACATCCGGAGTTCTCTCCCCATTTCACTTTACTAGGAG GGTCAATGGAGATGATGATATTACCATGAAGATACTTTACTGTGGTATCTGCCATTCAGACCTTCACGTTATCAGGAATGATTTTGGATTTGGCTTGTACCCTGTTGTTCCTGG GCACGAGATTGTGGGAGTAGTGACCGAAGTAGGGTGCAACGTAGAGAAATTCAAGATAGGTGATAAAGTAGGTGTTGGGTGCTTGATTGGCTCTTGCCATGCTTGCGAAAATTGCCAAGAGGATTTGGAGATCTATTGCCCCAAAGTGGAAATAAACGGAACCGGAAAGAAAAACTACGGTGGATATTCTGATATCTTCGTTGTTAATAAGCATTTCGCCGTTCGCTTCCCGGAAAATCTACCGTTAGATGCCGCTGCACCATTACTATGTGCCGGGATTTCTGTATACAGCCCCATGAAATACTATGGACTGGACAAGTCAGGACTGCATTTGGGAGTGGTGGGGCTTGGTGGACTTGGGCATGTGGCTGTGAAGTTTGCTAAGGCATTTGGTATGAAGGTGACTGTGATTAGTACATCACCAAGCAAGAAGAAGGAAGCCATTGAACTATTTGGAGCAGATTCGTTTTTGCAAAGCAAGGACTCAGACCAAATGAAG GGTGCGGTGAGCACAATGGATGGCATTATAGATACGGTTTCTGCACCTCACCCTATGGCACCATTGATTGATCTATTGAAGCCTCATGGGAAGCTGGTGGTGGTGGGTGCATCTGAAAAAACAGTGGAGCTGCCAATCTTTCCATTACTTATGG GGAGGAAGCTCGTCGGGGGAAGTGCAGTTGGAGGGATGAAAGAAACACAAGAAATGGTAGATTTTGCAGGGAAGCACAACATTGTGGCTAATATTGAAGTTATATCAATGGACTATGTGAACACAGCCATGGACCGACTTGCGAGAGGAGACATTAGATATCGATTTGTCATTGATATAGCTAATACCTTGACTGTTTAA